The genomic interval CTGCCAGGGAAGGTCCTGGGATTAACATGAGTGGACCTGCTGGTCCAAATTTCAGGAGACCAGCACCAGAAAACAGAAGCTTATCTTTGGAGGGGCCTGGCAGAGGAGGACCTGGAGCCCCAGACTTCAGAGGACCAGGGCCTGATAGGAAAGGACATGGATGTCCAGATTTCAGAGCACCAGGACCTGAAAGAAGAGGTTTTGTCACGGAGGGTCCTGACAAAAGAGGATCAGGACATCCAGATTTCCAGGGACCGGGCCCTGGAAGGAGAGTACCAGGAGGTACAGACTTAAGTGGTCCTGGGTGTGAAGGCAGGAGAAGATCAGGAAATCTAAATAGTGCTGGACTGGGTCCTGAGAAGGCCGGACCACATATGGGGGGTTCTAGGCCTAACTTTGTTGTTATGGGACCTGAAAGAACTGGTCCAGGTATGGAAGGTCCAGTGCCTCACAGTCACGGAAAGGGAGGACCACACTTAAGGGGTCCAGGTGACAGACGACACCCAGAAGGTGCAAATTTCAGTGGCCCTGGACCAGAACTAAGGCCTCCAGATATGGAGGAAACAGAGAACACCAGGAACTTTCCAGGAGGCCCACAGTTCAGGAATCCTGAGCTAGAAAGACGACCTCCAGACATGGAGGGCCCAGAGTTTGATAGGAGAGGTCCACACCTTAGAAGAGGGGGGCCTGAAAGAACTGTTATGGAGGGTCATGGAAGAGGTCCAGATTTTAGAGCACCAGGTTGTGAATTTATAGGTCCGGACACTGAGAATTCAGGGCCTGGTAGGAGAGAATCAGGAGGCCCCGACTTCAGTGAACCTGGGCCTGAAAGAAGATGTAGAGATATGGAGGGCCCAGGACCTGATTGGAGAAGATCAGTTGGTCCAGACTTAAGAGGTCCAGGCATAAGGCAGAGAAGTCCGAGTACTGAAGGTCCAAGACATGATAGAAGAAATGATTGGGGAAGGGATGACTTTGGGGGGTCAGATGCTAATCAAGAGAGCCCTATAGAGGGCCAAGGACCTGACAGAACAGGTCGAGACTTGAGGGGTCGAAGGCCTATAAGGAGAAACTTTAGAGGACCAGGGCCAAATATGAGCAGTACAAATCGAGGAGACAGGTGGAGAGGCACGGACACAGACGAACAATGGTCAGATGTAACAGGGCCCAATATTGAGGctgttgaaaatgaaagagaatatTCAGTAAATCACTGGGAGAGTCATGGGAACAGGGACCCAAGGCCTATTCAGGAAGGTCCAGATGAGCAGGGCCAAGAAAGTAGACAAGGTCCTCAAAGTAAATGGAGAGGTGCTGGAGATAGGGGGGAAACACCTATACAGGAAAGACGAAATATTCAATATCCAGGGCCTGTCAGGTCCCCACGAGATGATTGGAATGGTCCTGGTTGCAGGGGTCCTGCCCGGGATAATCCAGATATGATGTGCTCAGGTCAAGGGCCAAGGGGTGAACCTGGAAATGAATGGAGAGAGCCTGATAGAGGAGGTGCAGGGTCAAACAGAAGGGGACGAGGAGCATttttcagaggaggaagagatccAGATAACAGAACACACCGCCTTGATAGAAGAGGTCCAGGCTTTAGGGGACGGGGATCAGATATGAAAGAGGGTCCAGATGTAGAAAATGACTGGAGGCAGCCAGGCTTCAGGGGGAATATGAGCAGGCCAAACATGGAAGGACCTGGTGCACACAGGGGACGCCCACACTTAATGAATTCATGCCCAGACAGTAGAGGATTTGAGATTGAGGGTCATAATAGAGCAGAATCGGGAGATTCAGATCCAAGACGCCCAGAACCTGGATACCGAAGTTCAAACATTGATGGTCCAGGGACTCATGGGAGGTTTTCAGATTGTGGGGGGCAAGATGCAGACATGGAAAGGCATGGGCCAGGTAGACCAGGATTTGAGGATGAGTTcagaagggaaaagagaggtCCAGACATGGGAAGGCCAGGGCAGAATAAAAGTTCAGATATAAGACATGGGCCTGGTAGGTGGGATACAAACACTGAGTTTCTTGGGTCTGATAGAAGAGGTCCGGACATGATGGGCCCAGGTTTAGACTCCAGGGGATCTGAGCGAACCATGAGATATTCAGATGAATCTGCATCACTTCATTTCAAAGGTCCTCATCATCCAGACCCAGCACTGTTCAATGGGCCCCCAGGTCCTGCTCCAAATATTGGAGGGAAATCATGTCTGGGTTTTGACAGCCCACAAAATCAACAGTCAGGAAAACCCCAGAGACACAGAGTTGCCTTACTTCCTACTCCAACAGAAGGTCTTATACGCTTCCCAAATCGCATGATCAACAGTTCTGATGCCTTCAGCCcgaaacaaaagcaaatgcgATCCTCTGCAGACAGGGAGTCCAGTAGAGATCGAGCTGTGGGCCGAAAAAGAGCGTTAGACCAAGAGCAGAGAGATGAGCAGGAGGGAAGTCCTGCTAGAAAAATAAGCACAGCTGTAATTGCAAACACAGccactggaaaagaaaaacgtgaGGAAACTGATAAACAGGGGATGTCTGGTGCGTCATCTGAAACTAAAAGCAATCAAAGTATGAATActgatggaaataaaataaatgttgagcCAAGttaagggaaaaataaataataatacttcGGCTCGACCTGCAACAATACTTTCTATCCTCATATTGGATAGAAATACTACTGCATATACCCCACACTGAATGTATTTGTCTGAAGGAAAGAGTCTCAATGTCTaactgacatgtcaaaatgatCTGCAGTCAAAGCCATTGCAAGAGCAGCCAGTGTTGCTTTATATGGAAATGCTCAAAGGTATTTGAGCTCattatgttgtatttttgtctAGTGTTAAAAGTATCatcacatatttttgttgattGATTATGACTAAATGACCCATGAACCTAATCAGCTGTATATTTCTATTAGGACATAGTCAGAAATGTTTTGTACAGAAAATGTAcaggtctttttgttttttttgtttttttaaacatggccATAGTGTCGGTACAGTAACCTTGATCTGGCTTTTATGTTCCTCTGTTGATAGAATATAACTTGTTTCATGTCAATAAAattccatttaccattttaaatttgtatccAGTCTGATTTTGTCATTGATATTTGGACTCATTGATCCCAAACCTGTTAATAGCTGTTTTTAACAGAGTCTGATGTCTTTTTAGAGGCAACGTCTGTAAAGTGTTTGTCACCTTTATGCAAGGCAAGAACCTCAAATAGGAGATTAATATAGACATAAAGGCTGGTTTATAATTAATGTGCTGTAAATGATTAATATGTTCTGTGGAGGGAGAGGATTTCACATCGTTATGGGAAATCAATGATACCACAGAGCAAAATCTACCTAAAATATTAAAggtaaacaataataataataataatatatttaattagcATATTCAGCATAGCAACTTTCCATGTTAATGTTAAATTACTGTATTTTTGTAGTGGAGTGGAACTGACTACATTAACTGTCATTAAGTACACTTTTAGAGTTACAAGTACTGTACATGAGTATTTTTACGTTATGTTATGTTACTACATTTCAGATAGAAATATTTTATAGAATTGTAATATATTGACTGCACTGAATTCATCTGACAGTTACTAAATACTTTACAGACTGACACAAAATTGTATGttgtaaaatgtatgtttttctagtttttgtcatttgtgtgaAAAGGAATTCTGATTATTAAATCTAATCTAACATTTCTGAGACAATCATTGTGCcttatacattcattttaaagcatTACTTATTTTGCTGatagtttataaaaaaaatactgaataataTCTACAGATTGTATATTATAACAGATTAAATTAcactaaattattttaaaaaataattaatgagaAATAGATTCTGAGAGGAGACGTATCACAACTTTCTCCGTTGGTATAATATATAAATCCTCTACTTTATGTACCGTGAAGccaagtttaatattttattaggAGGGGGAAATGTGGCATTCCTCTGAATTGTGCTAAGTGCAAAAACGGAAGCATAAAACAAACAGCGAGAAGAATTGTACTTTGGTGATTAACTTCATCAGCACAACTAGAGATGATAATGAACTGAAATGATCCCAGACTTTATCTGTGACAGTTGGTCTGACGTCAGGACGCGCTCAGAACATCTGGAGACAAAGTAAGAAAAACTGAAGAATAACTGCAACttgtttgaataataataataataataatcatattcaGTGGTTTAGTTTGTTAGATAACGTGTCGAATGTGCTAATCTAACGTTCGTCACTAGCTTAAAGTCCGTCACTAGCTTAAAGTTAGCTACTAGCTTAAAGTTCGCTACTAGCTTAAAGTTCGCTATTAGCTTAAAGTTCGTCACTAGCTTAAAGTTCGTCACTAGCTTAAAAATCGTCACTAGCTTAAAGATCGTCACTAGCTTAAAGTTCACTACTAGCTTAAAGTTCGTCACTAGCTTAAAGTTCGTCACTAGCTTAAAGATCGTCACTAGTTTAAAGATCGTCACTAGCTTAAAGATCGTCACTAGCTTAAAGTTCGTCACTAGCTTAAAGGTCGCTACTAGCTTAAAGACCGTCACTAGCTTAAAGTTCGCTACTAGCTTAAAGTTCGTCACTAGCTTAAAGTTCGTCACTAGCTTAAAAATCGTCACTAGCTTAAAGTTTGCTACTAGCTTAAAGTTCGCTACTAGCTTAAAGTCAGTCACTAGCTTAAAGTTCGCTACTAGCTTAAAGTTCGTAACTAGCTTAAAGTTCGTCACTAGCTTAAAGATCGTCACTAGCTTAAAGTTCGTCACTAGCTTAAAGTTCGCTACTAGCTTAAAGTTCGTCACTAGCTTAAAGATCGTCACTAGCTTAAAGTTCGCTACTAGCTTAAAGTTCGCAACTAGCTTAAAGATCGTCACTAGCTTAAAGTTCTTCACTAGCTTAAAGTTTGCTACTAGCTTAAAGTTCACTACTAGCTTAAAGTTCGCTGCTAGTTTAAAGTTCGTTAGTAGCTTAAAGTTCCTGGACAACGGCTTTGAGCTATTGTCATGACTATAGTGTTAAGATCATTCTGACTGAGGCAGCCTGCAGGTGTATTTTATGGTGTAAATGtaacaatgaaacaaagagaTTTTACTGGATCTCGATCATATTTAGAGTAAAAGATGTCCGCCTTCTTTTCTCAGCTCGTCAAACCTTCCATGTCccacctccaccttcatccAGAGAGACCTCACCTGTGACTCTGCCGGTGAACAAAGGCCGGTGTTTGACACATGATCAGGGGCAGATGTCGGGAGCTGAGGTGAGTCTGACGGAGATGACTCCGGTTGAATACACAAACCTCCAGCACCTCGTCCAGGTGCACATGGGGGCACCAGGTGGGCCTCCGGACGGGCCAGATGTGAGGGGGCACCCGGCTGCAGGCTCCCTGGTGACCTCTCCATGGACATCCAGTCAACCCATTGACCTGTCCACTTGGACGGATGAACACTGTCCGGTGACGTCGGGGGAAAAGACGCCAGGCTCCTATGGAGACGTCCCGGGGTTTGTGTTGGCCAGAATCATAGCAGAGGAGAGTCCGAAGAACGACCCGTCGGCCAACAGCAGCACACCCTCGATGAGACCGTTCAGATCGGCCGCCAAAGTTTGTCTGGAGAAAAGGTTCAACGCCACTGACGGCCCGAGACGACAGGACATTCAGGCTGCCATTCTCAACAAGTACGCTTCActtttatacaaatatatatcagTAAATTCAAAGTTCATGTGCgcattttttttggaggaatTCACCAgatctctgttgttgttgcctttCAGTTTTCTGACGCGGCTTCATGAGTCTGCAGAGGCTCCGGAGGTTTTACTTCCACAAGTTCACAAATGGATGAAAGGTGTCGAGGTTTTCAGTCCACGTGCGGAGGCTGAATTTGACCCCGTCACCACCACGTGTGGCGTGACACATCAGGTGTGTTGAAAGAACAATTACAACATGCATTTTTATCATAACTCTGTTGCAGAACTCACCGTTTACttatctttcttttgttttgtttttgtttttttaatatcaggCGATTGGCCGTATTCCTTGTGTGGGCGAACCGAACAAGCAACGAGGTTTAGTCATGCCcaggagtttttcttttaacttgaGCCCAGAGATGCTTGTTGCACAAGCTCAGTTCACCAGCACGACAGAGGACAAGCAGCAGGCGAACACAGGAAGTAATAAAACGTTCTCTACATCAAACTATATACTGTCGTTGTCTGGTAGACTAAACTGTAAATACACGtacatgtttgtatgtattCAGTCTTACACGCcccttcatatttttttttctaacaggtGATGTGGTGACACCCGCTGCCTCCACGAGGCAAAGCCGCGGCCGCAGCTCTGCGAAAGCTAATGCTCCGGGCTCGGAttccggcagcagcagcaggaaaagtcTGCGGAGGGAACAACACAACAGTCTGGAGAGGGAACGCAGGTGCGCTGCAGCGTCTCTTCTGCATCCTCCACAGTCTCATGAAATACTCAATGGatattgatttagtttttaaatcattgtttgAGATTCTCTCTGGGCATATTCTTAATGTGTGTAAAGTGTGAATATATAGGAATATATTTTTCAGGTCTTTTCCAAATTCcgtttttattttcccaaatTATTTTAGTTTATGACCAGTTTacagaaaaaatgttgattaaaaaaaaataaagctgcaaCGATTGGACAAGTGAAGTTGAgccaaagaaaatgaatcagccACTATTTGGATAATTGATGCAACtatcaaaaaaacaattgtgtaAATATGTCACACATTTGCTAAATACCGGTTCTCAAAAGAGTagtaaatttaatatttttagttgttttttttaagacaaaacaagacattattATCTCATGTCATCTTAGGCTCTGGGATTATGAGTCGTTCCTTTGTCAGATACCTAAGTACCAGGTACTTTGCTGATCCTgaactgggaaattccagtttCAGAATCAAAATTCATCAACTAACAGAGAAAACAACCGGGAGATTAATTGATGATGACAATAATTGTCAGTCGCAGCCTCTGACGGATATCGTGGCAGATGAAACGTGAGGATCTCAGGTCGCAGGTACACAAAAATGAACCGGTGTCGTCTGGTGCTGTTGTGCAGGAAAAGGATCCGTCTGTTCTGCGACGAGCTGAACGCGTTGGTTCCGTTCTGTGACGCgagcacagacagagtcacCACCCTGCACTGGACCACCGCCTTCCTCCGGTTCATCAGCAAGATGTTCGGAGACGCCCTGAAGAAGGTTCGTGTGGTTTCatctacagctgcaacagtttatcgattagtaatcgactactaaattaatcgccaactattttgataatcgattaatcggttcaagtggtttttacatgaaggaaaagtcaaaattctctgatttcagcttcttaaatgtgaatatgttctggatctttggcgtgtggacaaaacaaaacatcatctctgtggttttgggaaacacgatagACATTTTACGTTATTTACTGACAATTTTTGGATTAAACACCTAATCGATAATGGAAATATTCGTTAgtttaatcgataatgaaaatagtcgTTAGTTTCAGCCATAGTTTCATCACTggttgatgaaatgaaaaacatttacgAGTTCCATCGTCATGCATCTAAATTATTTCAGACGAGAGTTTTATAAAATGTCTACCGTAAATTTTGTTAGTAGTTTTGAACATTCAAATCTAATTTCTCTTAGTTTTTTCAggataaaatcaaatatataacCTTTAACAATAacctttattattttaaatgtgatggATTATTTAATGTTGCAGTTATTTAGTTTGTGAAAACTGATTCACATACACCAGCAGCACCCAGACTGCCGGGGGGGCCGACGGGGGGGCAGTCTAATGTAATGAAATACATCTGCACTGGAACATCACATTCGTCATTAACATAGTGGTCTGATATTTGTTCTACAGGACTTTCAGAGAACATTCAAGGACGAGACGGGACCGTCTCCCGAGTCCAGCTCGTCTTCAGGCCCGGAGCCGAGACAACAAAGAGAAGGACGAGACTCTGATTATTGACTTAGAATGACCAAccacaacccacacacacaccccatcctcaatatttcatttgataaatcagcctgatatttaaaaatgttagcTGAGGTTGTCCCACGAGTATGacgatgtgtttttaaaagactAACGTCTCCTTCTGAAAGAGGAaccttttctgtattttcttagAGTCACCAACAGGTGGCGCTGTTTCCCTTTAGAAGACGTTTGTGACTTTAATCAGTAGTCAGATCTTCAGCTAATTAATTTATATCCTCGTAGTTTTCGTACCTGATTCAAACTGTAGTTTACTTTGGTTGAATCTCATTCTCATAGGTTTGTTGTTCAGTTTTTCGTGTCCACCCACACGTTTAGTCTTTtatcacatatttaaaatatgaataagcGTCACACTGCCTCACGTCACCGTCAAGGAGTTCAACGTGTAGAAAAGAAGTAATGTTTTTACTGAAAAGtggcttttatttgttctttctcACAACATGTCGCTGTAGCAtcttactgtacatacaacagTCACccacaaataataaatagtatTTAAAGTCATGTATATTTAATAGTTACAGCACCGGTAGTACAAAGTGGATGTGGTCGATtcagattggaaaaaaaacaacaaacagatttatttattttttgtaaaagattGTTAAAGGTATTTTACATGTCTGACACacgtttttatttccattttgatTCTCAAATCTGGAGAATCGGCTTCACGtgcaagtaaaaataaaaaagctgtaaaaaaaaaaaaaattactatcAAAAGTTATAACATTTTTGCATCAGTCTACACAACGTCTGTCACCTGGGGGGTTGTCGTTccttttattattcattttacaaCCATACACAGAGACTTTCTGCCTCTGGCACCTGTTTCCATATCTTACAGTTTGTATGTTGAGGTAACACCTGTGATTTACACTCATGGGCCATGAAACATGCACACGGATGAAACAACATGTAcaaagttttttcctttttttttaacacacaaacgACTCGTCGAGTCACGTGactgtttgttctgctgctctcaCTCGTGTCTCTGATGTCGTCGTCACGTTTCTCCTCCGATGTTTCCTCTCTGATATCACACCTGTGGGTGTTTCTCTTCCCGTCTTGTGATAAAGTGAATCCTAATAAAGGAGATCGCTCTCTTCTGTcatcccttccctccctcacttttcccgtccggggggggggtggggggcaggaaGGGGCGTGTCTAATGGTTCTTGGGGTTGGAGGACTTCCCAGCGGCCGACGCTCCCTGACAGGCCGACGTGTCACAGATTCCAGGGGACCCCTGGTGTCCAGTCCTGCCCGCCCTGCCCGACTCGCCGGACTCACCCGGATCTCCTGCAGATCCATCACGTCCGTCCTTGACTATTCCAGCTACTCCTGGAAGACCTGTGGGAGGGATTTTGGTTGGTAAAACCCTGTTTCAGGACAAATCTGTGACGCTTACAGACATTAACATAACGTCAGCAAGTGTCCCTCTCCCCTGGAACCGACACTTTGATATGAAACAAGGCCGTTAACTATCTTACTGGACATTATGATGACCAACCGCCATGAGTCAGGTctctatgtacagtacagtaataataataataatacatttgatttatagagcatttttcattgctaaaagcagtCTCAAAGTTTCGTACCTTGGTGTCCTTGGTCTCCAGTCGGCCCATCCAGGGCTTTACCGACCGATCCCTTGTCACCTGCTTCGCCGACGTCACCTGttgtacaaacacatttttaaatcaggtGCTTTTTACCCGAAGTACAGTCAGAAAGTACTACAGTTGTAGTACTTTATGCTTCTGCTCCACAATATTTCAAATACAATGTGCTGGTAAAGATTAAACCAGAGGAGCCACCTGTCATATTTGAGATTTCCACTTATTGTTACCTTTTCCCATCAAAACTTTAAAgataatttgatttaaattacTTTATAGAATAATATTTGAAGTTCAAAAGATGGGTTTAGTTTTTCTCCCCTCAGATTTATCCTCGGGTCCTTGGAGGGGTCGTTACCCTTAGCCCGGGAACCGTTGCACTATATCAACTGCCtgattatgaaatattaaaagttaGAAATGCATTAATATGAATTAATCAGTATgaacaatatataataatatatcacTCACGGGCCACTCTTCTGCACTTCTGTACTTTAAATTTTAATAATTAGGTACATTTTTAATAAGGAGATGATGTCACCGTTCAACTGAATAGCTGATCAGCTGATTTCAAAAACTCCATTTTGATCTAATTTTCCATACCTCTGGTACCAGGGTCTCCCAGCTCTCCGGGCAGGCCTCGGTAGCCCGGCGGTCCGCGGCTTCCCGGATGCCCGATAGAGCCGGCGACTCCCGGTTTTCCAGCACGGCCGGCGGGGCCCGGACGTCCCACCATTCCGGGAGACAGGGGTCTTCGCAGGTTAGCGGCCAGCTGCGCGATCTGATCTGaggggataaaaaaacaaaccacgaGGAGGTTGAACTTCCAGCGGCGctttaaaactgaaaagcaGTCGAACGCCGATGAAGATTCCTCACCATCGATCATGGAGCCGCACAGCTCTCGGATGTGCTGCTCGCTGCTCAGTTTGCCCTGAGGAGACAGTTTGAAACCTCATCATGCAGCTTATTGGAGACTATTAACACTTAATATTCATCTGTTGGTCggaagcttttttattttttacagtgagaGATTAAAATACTCACAGGAACACCGTTCTTTCCTGCGATTCCAGGCTGACCCTGTTCCCCCTGGAAGCCCATCAGCCCTATTTTTCCCAGAGGCCCCCTGGCTCCGAGCTCGCCCTGAGGACCGGACACGCCCTTGGGTCCCAGTTCTCCACGTTTCCCGGACTGTTATCAACGAGAATGACTCATTCAAATTTCACTAACATGTAAAATTACTGTCAGACTGGAGCTAAAAAACACCCACAACCCTCTGATGTGATCAGACAAAGCCAAGAGTGAACCGTGTCTGTGGAGACGGAGCGTGGGCGGACTCGTGTGGCGGCGGCTTGTTGCTGGATAACAACTCAACGAACATTAAATGAGACTGAGGCTCATCAGCGCCACAAACCTATTGGCAAACGGGTCCAATAGAGCTGAAGCAGAAATCCTCCAAACCTAAAATATCTAATAATTAATCCTATTAAACCTGGAATGTCAGGCTGCGTCACATGAGACGTGGGCACCAGCTCAGAGTTTGTAATgttgagcagagcagagacgattccacccacccacacacacacacacacacacacacacacacctcactgtTCTGATAGACAAACGTTGCCTGGTGACACGTAGAAAGATTCGTGGAGCAGCTGAActcatttgaaatattacaaaaactaaaaattgaATCAAGGAAAATGTTAGTCAGTGACAACACCTGAACATTGATTTGAGTGAAAACTAGTGATCAAGCAAGTTGAaaccaaaaatagaaataatggatcatttatgaaaatatttactttaaagaaatataaaaagcatTGACATAATCTGTTTGTAGTAATGGATAAATGTTAAATTAGATACAAGTTATGGATGAACATGAGGAAGATAAACTGCTGGATATTTTGCGGAAAGTAAAATGAACGGTGGAGTCAGAAGGAGGAAGTGAATTAATCTCAcatctgataaaaaaagaaaaatgatatgAAACCGAGGATGCATCTCACCTCTCCTTTCTGTCCAACTGGTCCAAAGTGACCCTGAAAACATAAATCATGATCATTttagtttgatttgaaataacaGGATGTTACATAACAATCAATCCATTAATAAATCTAACTTTATTAATATGGCACCTTTCTTCCAGGTTAGAGCAACTCAGTAAAGCTGATGACACGAATAAACAGAAATGTAGGAATaacaaaaacagtcaaatacatgaacaagaaaaagaaatctacaTACTTTTGGACATAAACcagattaaatgattaaattgGCTGTAAAGTTTTCTAatcaaaaaacagatttaaaaagaagatttcAACAGTTATATAAAAACTATAAGCTGCTTCACCTAAAGTTTTTCACCTGCGTGTTTACAGAATGAGATCATGAAGATCTTCATGAACACGTCAAACAACCAGTGTAAAGACTTTATGACAGATATAAATATAAGAAGTCGTCATCAGCTCTGCCGAGGCCTGAATCACTTCTACATCATTTGTAGTTTGGCTTCAGACTGAGGACGTAAAATGAAACAGACTCACAGGTTCTCCGTTCTCTCCTGGTAAACCGTCACTTCCTGCCACACCCTGAAGAGACAACACGACATCTCAGTTTCGAATAGGTTGTGTGTCAAGCAGCTTGAACTTTGAACCctacaaaatatgtatttaccaTGTCTCCTTTGGCTCCAGAAGCTCCGACCGGACCCTGGAGAGGAAGGGacgaagagggagagaggaagaggatgaatgA from Scophthalmus maximus strain ysfricsl-2021 chromosome 3, ASM2237912v1, whole genome shotgun sequence carries:
- the LOC118316321 gene encoding transcription factor-like 5 protein isoform X1, whose product is MSGAEVSLTEMTPVEYTNLQHLVQVHMGAPGGPPDGPDVRGHPAAGSLVTSPWTSSQPIDLSTWTDEHCPVTSGEKTPGSYGDVPGFVLARIIAEESPKNDPSANSSTPSMRPFRSAAKVCLEKRFNATDGPRRQDIQAAILNNFLTRLHESAEAPEVLLPQVHKWMKGVEVFSPRAEAEFDPVTTTCGVTHQAIGRIPCVGEPNKQRGLVMPRSFSFNLSPEMLVAQAQFTSTTEDKQQANTGSDVVTPAASTRQSRGRSSAKANAPGSDSGSSSRKSLRREQHNSLERERRKRIRLFCDELNALVPFCDASTDRVTTLHWTTAFLRFISKMFGDALKKDFQRTFKDETGPSPESSSSSGPEPRQQREGRDSDY
- the LOC118316321 gene encoding uncharacterized protein LOC118316321 isoform X2, with the protein product MSGAEVSLTEMTPVEYTNLQHLVQVHMGAPGGPPDGPDVRGHPAAGSLVTSPWTSSQPIDLSTWTDEHCPVTSGEKTPGSYGDVPGFVLARIIAEESPKNDPSANSSTPSMRPFRSAAKVCLEKRFNATDGPRRQDIQAAILNNFLTRLHESAEAPEVLLPQVHKWMKGVEVFSPRAEAEFDPVTTTCGVTHQAIGRIPCVGEPNKQRGLVMPRSFSFNLSPEMLVAQAQFTSTTEDKQQANTGSDVVTPAASTRQSRGRSSAKANAPGSDSGSSSRKSLRREQHNSLERERRTFREHSRTRRDRLPSPARLQARSRDNKEKDETLIIDLE